AGGTTCATCGATCGGATCAAATAACAATTTGCTGGCATTGCCTTTCTGGTTCCAATTGACGGCTTTAATTTCATCCCAAGGCATCGCGTGATCAAGATCTGCTTCTCCGATGGGTAAGAACTCATTGACGGAGGGCAGGGCAATATCCGAGATCACGCCTCTGTTCTGTGTGGATTGGCCGTTAGGCAGGTAAAACTTCTGAATGGTCAACTTGGCTGCGCCAGTGGGTTGATCGTTGAAGAAAGAAGGGGAGGCTAACCGGTCGATCTCGAACACGGCTTGAACAGTCCCTTTTCCGTGAGTGGATTTGTCGCCGACAATTAATGCTCGGTCATAGTACTGAAGTGCACCCGCTACGATCTCTGATGCGGAAGCACTGTTTCGGTTAACCAAAACTATGAGCGGGCCTTTGTAAGAGATTTTATCATTACGGTCCCAATCTCTTCTAATAAAACCTCGGTTGTTTCTAACCTGCACGACAGGGCCGGTCTTAATAAAAAGGCCCGTAAGATCAATCGCCTCTGTGAGAAGTCCACCGCCGTTGTAGCGCAGGTCAAGGATGAGTCCATGTATGCCCTCAGCTTGTAGTTTTTCAACCAGCTCCTCTACGTCTTTAGTTGTACTGGTAGGCGTATCATTTTCGTTGATACTCAAGTCCCCATAGAACGAGGGGAGTTGGATCACACCCACCGGAAGCGTGGTGTCGGGCATGAGTGGTACTTCAACAAGGCTGGCACTCGCGCGGCTGGCTGTAATTTTTACTTCGTCACGAACAATGTCTATGACCTCCCTTACGGAAGGGTCTGCTGCATCGGAAGGAATCACCGTCAAATATACGGTGGTTGATTTTTCACCGCGGATCATCTTCACAATCTTGCGCAGCTTCATGTCGATAACGTCTACGGGCTCACCGCCTTCTTGGGCTACAAAGACAATCTTATCGCCGGCACGCATGCGTCCATCCAGTTCTGCAGGTCCACCGGGAATCAACTCGCGGATAGTGCAATAGCCTTCCTCCTGAACCAGTATGGCTCCAATGCCCACGAGGGACAGGCTCATGGATATGGAGAAATCTTCCAGAGTATCTGATGATAGGAAGGTGGAGTGAGGATCAAACATTTGAGTCATCGTTGTGAGGAATATTTCCTGCACATCTGCCGCTTCGAGATCGTTCAGGTTTTTCTGAAGTCGTTCGTAACGTTTTGTAACTGTATCGACTGCGTTTTCTGCTTCTTCGTCATTTAATAGATCGAAGAGAAGTTCGTATTTGAGTCGGTTTTCCCAAAGTTGGTCCGATGCTTCTATACCTTCAATCCAAGGAAATTCTTCGCGATCTACTACATACTCTGCGTCCGTGGTAAAATCGAATTCCAGTGGCAGTCGCTCCAACACCCAATCAATGCGGGCGAGGACTCTTTCTTCATAGCGTTGGTAAATATCATAAGCTGCATCGAGGTCCCCGCGTCTCAAACTTCTTTCAAGACGAGAGGCATGCTTTTCTATCATTTCATCCCGGTCACTCTTGAGCAGAAATACGTGATTGTAGTCGAGATCTTCCATGAAGCCTTCCAAAAGTTCCTCTGCCTGGGATTGATTGATAAACTTTTGCGAGTAATGGAAATTCTCCATAAGAAAGACCACGGTCTGGGTCTCTTTTTTCATGGCCTGAGTGTATTCAAAATCACGGGCCTCTAAGAAAGAAGAACCTCCAATTAACAGGAGGATTCCAAGGGTAGAACGGGCAATGTGCTTTAGCATTATTTGTAATGTAGAGATTGAGGTGCGTGTCTGTCACTCATCAATTTTCCGAACCGATTGAATCTAGTTCCAAATATGTTTCTAATAGTGTTGGGGTATTAAGAATGGGAAGGCAAAGTTCCGATGTTATATTTACTTGGTATTCGCATCTGAGCTGCCCTTGTAAAGGACCCCTTTAGAGGCCATTTGTTTCGGCGGGCGAAGCGAAAAGGGGAAGTTAGTTACTTGTTCAAGAGCTCCTTTGCTTTGTCCAGTGTTTCGCGTTCCTTCTCTGTCAAGGAACCGAACCCTTCTTTATTTATTTTGTCCAGGATGCGGTCGACCTCTTTTTGAAGCTCGCCTCGATTAGTAAAGTTTATCCGGAAACGCCCGGACTGGGCCTTGCTCGTCTTTTTACTGGTAAACCATTTGGGCGGCTTAATGTCGGGTCCACTAAAGGAAAAGTCTTTGTTGAGAATATATTTTACGAATACCCACCCTCCGAGCATGCCACCCAAGTGAGCTGAGTGGGCGATTGGCAGGAATGGGCTGCCGAAGATTGCCAAGTCGTTGATGACAAATCCTACGAGCTCGAAAATCAGGATTATCCTAAGGAGGTCTCTTGGCGTGGTATTAAACGGGATTACTAAAAAGAGGAGTACTCGGATGGGCTGATTAGGCAGGTGTTTGGCGAAAACCAGGAACAAGCCCATCACCCCCCCTGATGCACCTACCATGTTCGCGCCAGGGACTTTCCACGAAATAATGAGAAACCAGGCAATTCCGCCCAAGAGTACCGCAAGTCCGTAGAGGGTAAAAAAACGAGTGTTTCCAAGCAGTTGAATAAGGACCCGCCCCAGCCAGAAAATCATCACCCCGTTGAACAATATATGAAGCAGGAAAAAGGCCCCATCGGTAGAATGAAGAAAGCTATAGGTTAGGAAGTTCCAAATGTAGCCATGTTCGACGCCATAAGAGGACAAAGAAAATAGAGCGAGAAATGAATGATAGGCCTCTAGGCCTGCCAAATTTTTGACCAAAATTTGTACAATAAAAACACCTACGATACTTCCCAGCAGCCAGTAGAGTGGTTTTAGTGCGGAGGGCTGGTTTGGTTGCTCTCGCATGTATTGGCGGTCATAAAGGGACATCTATTTATTGAAAGTGGTGTATTTGAAGGAAGGATTCCCCATCCCTTGGGTAGAAAGAGCACCTTTCCCTTCTCCTCAAGAAAGTGCAACCCTTTCGACTATTTTTTGCATGGAATCCTGCCACACTTAATCTTGACAGGGTAAATAGATTATTAAGTGTTTTCCCCATTATGGCAGACATAGACGCAAAGTGGCCCGAAAACGCATCAGGTAAATTTTACGTGGATGACCAGTGCATCGACTGCGACCTCTGTCGCGAGACAGCACCGGATTTCTTCACACGCGACGAAGATGGAGGTTACTCCTACGTCCACGCACAACCTTCGGAGCAAGAAGGAATCGATCAGTGTATGGAAGCCTTGGAAGGCTGTCCGGTTGAAGCCATTGGCGATGACGGCGACGAGTAAGTTACTCGATCTATAGAATTTTCTCAAAAGCCCTTTCGTTAGAGAGGGCTTTTTTCTTACCTAGCTTCATAGGGCTTTTAAATTTTATATCTCCATCAAACGCTCCCCAAGTTGGAATTGTAATGAGCAGTATTTCAGATTGGCCCGTATTTGAATGCTCCGCCCAAGTGTTCGATGATCTGGGTGTTTCGTACGATAGAGAGTGTCATGAGTGCGCACCGAACTCCGAAGGAGCTCGAGGGGTGGCTCAAAGAATGTGAAGAAGCTGGCGCGTAAGAAGCACTTTTCCAGTTCCGTAAGGATCAAGTGGCGAAGGCTCCAGCTTCTGAGTTCCCGG
This genomic stretch from Opitutia bacterium ISCC 52 harbors:
- a CDS encoding ferredoxin, encoding MADIDAKWPENASGKFYVDDQCIDCDLCRETAPDFFTRDEDGGYSYVHAQPSEQEGIDQCMEALEGCPVEAIGDDGDE
- a CDS encoding rhomboid family intramembrane serine protease; the protein is MSLYDRQYMREQPNQPSALKPLYWLLGSIVGVFIVQILVKNLAGLEAYHSFLALFSLSSYGVEHGYIWNFLTYSFLHSTDGAFFLLHILFNGVMIFWLGRVLIQLLGNTRFFTLYGLAVLLGGIAWFLIISWKVPGANMVGASGGVMGLFLVFAKHLPNQPIRVLLFLVIPFNTTPRDLLRIILIFELVGFVINDLAIFGSPFLPIAHSAHLGGMLGGWVFVKYILNKDFSFSGPDIKPPKWFTSKKTSKAQSGRFRINFTNRGELQKEVDRILDKINKEGFGSLTEKERETLDKAKELLNK
- a CDS encoding carboxy terminal-processing peptidase, whose protein sequence is MKKETQTVVFLMENFHYSQKFINQSQAEELLEGFMEDLDYNHVFLLKSDRDEMIEKHASRLERSLRRGDLDAAYDIYQRYEERVLARIDWVLERLPLEFDFTTDAEYVVDREEFPWIEGIEASDQLWENRLKYELLFDLLNDEEAENAVDTVTKRYERLQKNLNDLEAADVQEIFLTTMTQMFDPHSTFLSSDTLEDFSISMSLSLVGIGAILVQEEGYCTIRELIPGGPAELDGRMRAGDKIVFVAQEGGEPVDVIDMKLRKIVKMIRGEKSTTVYLTVIPSDAADPSVREVIDIVRDEVKITASRASASLVEVPLMPDTTLPVGVIQLPSFYGDLSINENDTPTSTTKDVEELVEKLQAEGIHGLILDLRYNGGGLLTEAIDLTGLFIKTGPVVQVRNNRGFIRRDWDRNDKISYKGPLIVLVNRNSASASEIVAGALQYYDRALIVGDKSTHGKGTVQAVFEIDRLASPSFFNDQPTGAAKLTIQKFYLPNGQSTQNRGVISDIALPSVNEFLPIGEADLDHAMPWDEIKAVNWNQKGNASKLLFDPIDEPLKQHLTSLSEARQSSLEEFSFLNESIDFFKEKQEIKSYSLNLEKRKQQKEEDKAFRDELEARQEELEKLTFESREITLNVVEEGTPMEDLMTNNEVEASPDNPNAENEDVADDDESRLDIHLQESLRILTDWIITKDASIADTASVQTTPSGFRKLTDPAIAGRSNSAATEPNP